In Doryrhamphus excisus isolate RoL2022-K1 chromosome 7, RoL_Dexc_1.0, whole genome shotgun sequence, one genomic interval encodes:
- the col7a1l gene encoding collagen alpha-1(VII) chain isoform X3, whose amino-acid sequence MGHSSVCFFLLFLCLHQRSVTAQAEACRTAVQADLVFLVDESWTVGQSGFSRVKDFISAMASSFKDSVIGPEGVRFGVTVFGDVPRMRIALTDYSSLEEVLGAIRNLPYEGGSRKTGVALQFLVDRVFSAAISRDHAPKVAVLITNGPSDDPIDAAAREVADHGISLYAVGVSGSHVSELRTVVSQPHEEHLLHGADFSLLETLLPKLSRRVCFTASEPPRPVKTHQPVEEPIVGPKDLQVSELAYGSLRLTWTPATGDVAGYRVLVVPLSSRGQPVQSQQRLINLKPDVTTVMVAELDAETSYSLSVYAVYPSLIGESVTTTALTTPLPRVLNFRVIEEGLFSLRLGWTPPLGKLNGFKIFIPRSNRPGFAYEQLLPGDASSHVIDSLEEDKKYTVSICAVYPQGSSEPVSTAGRTLKLIPVQELLVQNATTDTVQARWTSVRGATGYRLTWASPDGHIENINLRDAFSFYMIQGLHAGTEYTITMNPIFGDMEGPVTSTKVKTLENSAVQTLKVSAVSTSAAVITWNGVPGATGYRLAWGPTAEFVGRDRPRQLALNGTTAEYQLKNLAHDTEYALTLYVLFGSVVGPGITATFRTSPLGYVSTFEVTSYTSSSIGVRWSPIVGATEYKLSWNTDYSSPQSRYLDHSVLVYHIQDLNPQSTYTITVRALYGNTEGPEISLTQLTAADPDAEPLPAVKEVKVVDTGVDSVTLSWRTTPAASGYKVSWIHFTGGEEKSKVVPADVTLFTIKNLRQGSAYKIQVSSVAGSREGSSVLVTARTLELPRVNGFTAMNTTDSGTVLNWTRVADVSGYLLSWRHISVFETKKETLGPGFTSFKVSNLLYGRTYIFSIRPLYGKVEGPVSTVYQRIVGQHPPTSQPATVAPHVTANTTVPLMATRGTKNPVYMPPIQPNTTKRTPSHHKATTPQSTTASSETTAQLNSKPDCSTSKVDLVFLVDESSSIGANNFNKMKDFIFRVTTYFPVVGPQGIQIAVVHFSDEPRIQFQLNDHKDRNSVLRALRGLPYGGGNTRTGKGISYVLQELFQESLGMRRGVAHVLVLITDGKAQDDAVPPSRIARALGVSVLAVGVANADLQELRSIVTPSSYKNIFYAPTFDDFPFMEREFLGSICSEELFSEFNLHDDEKLTQLDTPTDDPPQPPCPSHCVKGQKGEKGGSPGLGGLQFRQIPGPYDPFTSTKGEKGEKGPPGTDGIPGLPGRPGRTGPPGSGGQRGPPGVPGDTGAPGLTGPKGQRGERGEPGYVIAGPDANFIPGRKGEPGSSGPPGIPGAIGVPGPPGVSAKGDNGEPGEKGLRGKPGTKGDKGEEGNHGIAGLPGPMGADGVAGLPGQKGEKGVDGAGVQGAPGPRGEPGEKGNVGATGPVGPKGDLGEQGVQGAIGPRGKKGLKGEQGDKGEQGERGPAGPLGPTGPVGLKGDQGPRGAPGDPAKGFIGLSGKKGIRGDVGPVGATGPQGIKGEQGDKGEKGSPGFGIPGQRGPKGDNGDRGNVGLSGKPGPKGQDGSKGDKGDVGSPGTPGQPGLRGKDGGHGSTGQQGIKGEQGLLGQPGDRGLRGPLGLPGQPGDQGKKGDTGNAGPAGRDGQKGEKGQPGKPGPPGTQPVGDSILTRVIKGEAGEPGSKGETGLPGPRGPEGKPGLPGSSLGGSGRDGLDGSPGEPGMKGQKGETGAKGERGEQGRIGIAGMPGLPGTPGRPGIDGKRGLPGKDGERGIKGEEGKQGHKGDTGLNGKDGSKGEPGAPGLPGKQVLVTAEGATIAETRQAFPIPMGPPGAPGSPGMKGDKGDVGMKGEQGDAGVPGKSPEMKDLEVMFEAYGIKLPLLKALMETLLQGGIEELLHALGSFKKTKTSEESQTSNIISEYTSSMKADLSSRDAIEGFELDQPTKDSWNDTAEGPTILTMAPPKEQVEELDAMLNVTKEETTVNQTSLLNANSTFNYTTNQKGPGNVTLAQVNPGRKSAGHKRQNRERGKGKGNKRRHKRQRHRLTSEEPEKEAEEFHDSEDYDQEEEEEEDEASLPTPPLSTQEADKTDLIINTSGGRRRRHIELEDEHPVEDVYQEEHPPPDDEEWSGNWEEDVDREEAEMTREEWDRRQGEEEPEHPYPYPPEYLYLKGQPGEDGKQGPKGGVGEKGQKGEPGIGHRGPEGQAGPPGNKGEPGEMGPPGAQGIQGILGSPGIQGPSGVKGPPGDPGEPGREGERGRRGKNGTPGAPGLAGAAGPDGPPGVPGMKGEKGDSVPGEPGPQGLSGFPGKKGDPGSPGASGAPGTIGVKGARGYKGVKGERGLPGVRGERGSTLQVQGPRGFKGAKGDAGERGSPGFDGDKGEKGEDGPPGVKGLKGDAGIKGMMGRFGPRGPVGQKGDPGEPGINGAMGDNGVDGVNGGKGDKGDTGLQGHRGQQGGAGGVGSPGDKGVKGEKGFRGVPGHFGNPGSDGEKGDGGTPGTPGIPGLSGLPGRKGDKGNAGTNGINGDPGGKGIKGATGFPGFPGFKGSAGKPGKDGNRGPPGTPGLRGDTGPKGVRGRRGKVKPCEKGEPGTPGLRGQSGMLGYGGAKGEKGEPGLSAHEVKNIVTQEVVHKCGLDYKFMVRSVDPDGRTSDADLSYDLNEAHVEEDEDDKGKDEGKMEVQEGLSYNSTDPVEGGATRTKRRVFGSGASGSERCLEAMSEGTCSDYALLWYFHADSGECRPFVYGGCGGNRNRFLSKLDCHNWCVEDRRRRGGEDGSART is encoded by the exons G TCGAAGAGCCTATAGTGGGTCCCAAAGATCTACAGGTCAGCGAGCTGGCCTATGGGTCCCTGAGACTGACATGGACCCCAGCCACAGGGGACGTCGCAGGGTATCGAGTCCTGGTGGTCCCTCTCAGCTCCAGAGGACAGCCTGTCCAATCGCAGCAGAGACTG ATCAACCTAAAGCCAGATGTGACAACGGTCATGGTGGCGGAGCTGGATGCAGAAACGTCTTATTCTCTGAGCGTGTATGCCGTGTATCCCAGCCTCATTGGAGAGTCTGTGACTACCACCGCCCTGACAA CGCCATTGCCCCGAGTGCTAAACTTCCGTGTGATTGAAGAAGGCCTCTTCTCACTCCGTTTGGGCTGGACGCCTCCTCTGGGAAAGCTCAACGGATTCAAGATCTTCATCCCGAGAT CCAACCGACCAGGATTTGCGTACGAGCAGCTTCTTCCGGGAGATGCCTCCTCTCACGTGATTGACAGCCTGGAGGAGGACAAGAAGTACACCGTCAGTATTTGTGCAGTTTACCCACAGGGATCGAGTGAACCGGTTTCCACAGCAGGAAGGACAT TAAAGCTGATTCCAGTTCAGGAGCTCCTGGTCCAGAACGCCACCACTGACACTGTCCAGGCCAGATGGACATCAGTCAGAGGCGCGACAGGATACCGTCTTACCTGGGCCTCGCCAG ACGGCCACATCGAGAACATTAACCTCAGGGACGCCTTTAGCTTCTACATGATCCAGGGCCTCCACGCGGGCACCGAGTACACCATCACTATGAATCCCATCTTTGGAGACATGGAGGGGCCGGTCACGTCCACTAAAGTCAAGACAT tggaAAACAGCGCGGTGCAAACCCTGAAGGTATCAGCAGTGAGCACCAGCGCCGCCGTCATTACGTGGAACGGCGTCCCAGGGGCCACAGGATACCGCCTGGCTTGGGGACCCACCGCAG AGTTTGTCGGTCGGGACCGCCCCAGGCAGTTGGCTCTGAACGGCACCACTGCAGAGTACCAGCTGAAGAACCTCGCCCATGACACCGAGTATGCGCTTACTCTCTATGTGCTCTTCGGGTCTGTGGTCGGGCCCGGGATCACTGCTACCTTCCGAACTT CTCCTCTTGGATACGTGTCCACTTTTGAGGTGACGTCTTACACCAGCTCCTCCATTGGTGTGCGGTGGAGTCCAATAGTGGGCGCTACTGAGTACAAACTCTCTTGGAACActg ACTACAGCAGCCCCCAGTCTCGCTACTTGGACCACAGTGTTCTGGTCTATCACATCCAGGACTTGAACCCACAGTCCACTTACACAATCACAGTCCGTGCGTTATACGGCAACACGGAGGGGCCAGAAATCTCCTTAACTCAACTCACAG CTGCTGACCCGGACGCAGAACCACTCCCGGCAGTGAAGGAGGTCAAGGTTGTGGACACTGGCGTCGACTCCGTCACCCTGTCCTGGAGGACCACGCCTGCTGCATCCGGGTATAAGGTCTCCTGGATTCACTTCACGG GGGGGGAAGAAAAGTCCAAGGTTGTACCTGCTGATGTTACACTCTTCACTATTAAGAACCTACGCCAGGGCTCGGCTTACAAGATCCAAGTGTCCTCCGTAGCGGGCAGCCGGGAGGGAAGTTCTGTCCTGGTCACAGCACGCACTT TGGAGCTTCCGAGAGTGAACGGTTTCACGGCAATGAACACGACAGACAGCGGTACAGTTCTAAACTGGACGCGTGTGGCTGATGTCTCCGGGTACCTTCTTAGCTGGCGGCACATCTCAG TGTTTGAGACTAAAAAAGAGACGCTGGGTCCTGGTTTCACCTCCTTTAAAGTCAGCAATCTCTTATATGGCAGAACCTATATTTTCTCCATTAGGCCTTTGTATGGGAAAGTGGAGGGGCCGGTTAGCACTGTTTACCAGCGAATCG TGGGACAGCATCCTCCAACATCCCAGCCAGCAACAGTTGCTCCTCATGTCACAGCCAACACCACAGTTCCTCTGATGGCAACAAGGGGCACCAAAAACCCTGTTTATATGCCACCAATTCAACCCAATACCACGAAGAGGACTCCAAGTCATCACAAAGCAACCACACCCCAGTCAACCACAGCTAGCAGCGAGACCACGGCACAACTAAACTCAAAACCAG ATTGCAGCACGAGCAAAGTAGACCTGGTGTTCCTGGTGGATGAGTCGTCCAGCATCGGTGCAAACAACTTCAACAAGATGAAGGACTTCATATTCCGAGTGACAACCTATTTCCCTGTCGTTGGCCCTCAAGGCATACAA ATAGCCGTGGTTCACTTCAGCGACGAGCCCCGAATCCAATTCCAACTCAACGATCACAAAGACCGGAACTCTGTGCTCAGGGCGCTGAGGGGGTTACCCTATGGGGGGGGCAACACCAGGACAG GAAAAGGCATCAGCTACGTCCTGCAGGAACTGTTCCAAGAGTCTCTGGGCATGAGGCGGGGCGTCGCTCATGTTCTGGTTCTCATCACAGACGGAAAGGCCCAGGACGATGCGGTGCCCCCCTCCAGAATCGCAAGAGCTCTGG GTGTCAGCGTTCTGGCGGTGGGTGTGGCCAATGCCGACCTGCAGGAGTTGAGAAGCATTGTGACCCCCAGCAGCTACAAGAACATCTTCTATGCGCCCACCTTCGATGACTTTCCCTTCATGGAGAGAGAATTCCTGGGGAGCATCTGTAGTGAGGAACTCTTCTCTGAGTTCAACCTGCATGATGATGAGAAG TTGACTCAGCTGGACACACCCACTGATGACCCACCTCAGCCTCCTTGCCCCTCCCACTGTGTCAAG GGCCAGAAAGGAGAAAAG GGAGGCAGTCCTGGTCTTGGAGGTCTG caATTCAGGCAAATTCCCGGACCGTATGATCCGTTTACTTCCACCAAGGGGGAGAAAGGTGAAAAG GGGCCTCCTGGAACAGATGGCATTCCTGGCTTGCCTGGACGGCCTGGAAGAACCGGACCCCCAGGTTCCGGTGGCCAGCGG GGCCCCCCAGGGGTGCCAGGTGATACG GGTGCTCCTGGTCTTACTGGTCCAAAGGGCCAAAGGGGGGAGAGA GGAGAACCTGGTTATGTCATCGCAGGCCCTGATGCAAACTTCATCCCCGGGAGAAAAGGGGAACCAGGATCCTCA GGACCTCCAGGTATACCAGGAGCCATAGGAGTTCCAGGTCCACCGGGAGTGTCTGCcaag GGCGATAATGGAGAACCAGGAGAAAAG GGTTTACGTGGGAAGCCGGGTACTAAGGGTGACAAAGGAGAAGAAGGAAACCAT GGTATAGCAGGCTTGCCTGGCCCAATGGGTGCCGATGGTGTAGCAGGCTTACCGGGTCAGAAAGGAGAGAAG GGTGTAGAtggagccggtgttcagggtgCTCCGGGTCCTCGTGGAGAACCAGGAGAGAAG GGAAATGTGGGCGCCACAGGACCGGTGGGCCCAAAG GGTGATCTTGGAGAACAAGGCGTCCAAGGAGCCATCGGACCTCGG GGGAAGAAGGGATTGAAAGGGGAGCAAGGGGACAAG GGGGAACAAGGAGAAAGGGGACCCGCTGGACCACTTGGACCCACA GGGCCAGTCGGCTTAAAGGGAGATCAGGGTCCCAGAGGAGCCCCTGGAGACCCCGCTAAGGGT TTTATTGGACTGAGTGGAAAAAAGGGCATACGG GGAGACGTCGGTCCAGTCGGTGCTACGGGTCCTCAGGGGATAAAGGGTGAACAAGGAGACAAAGGAGAAAAG GGAAGTCCAGGTTTTGGGATTCCGGGGCAGCGTGGACCAAAAGGAGACAATGGGGATAGA GGAAATGTCGGTTTATCTGGAAAACCAGGTCCAAAG GGACAGGACGGCTCTAAAGGCGACAAAGGTGATGTTGGGTCACCAGGAACTCCTGGACAGCCAGGATTAAGAGGTAAAGAT GGAGGACATGGAAGTACAGGACAACAAGGGATAAAG GGAGAACAAGGACTGCTTGGACAACCTGGTGACAGAGGACTCAGG GGACCACTGGGCTTACCAGGACAACCAGGAGACCAGGGCAAGAAAGGGGATACTGGGAATGCTGGTCCAGCA GGTCGTGATGGACAGAAAGGCGAAAAAGGCCAGCCG GGAAAACCTGGACCTCCGGGAACGCAA CCTGTTGGAGACAGCATCCTGACCCGAGTGATTAAG GGTGAGGCGGGGGAGCCAGGTTCGAAGGGAGAGACGGGCCTACCTGGACCAAGA GGTCCGGAGGGTAAACCTGGACTTCCGGGATCTTCTCTG GGGGGTTCTGGAAGAGATGGACTTGATGGTTCGCCAGGAGAACCAGGCATGAAG GGGCAAAAGGGAGAGACCGGCGCG AAAGGAGAACGAGGCGAGCAGGGTCGAATCGGGATTGCGGGAATGCCAGGATTACCAGGAACTCCG GGAAGACCCGGCATCGATGGGAAGCGAGGACTGCCGGGAAAAGAT GGCGAAAGAGGAATAAAAGGAGAGGAAGGCAAACAG GGTCATAAGGGAGACACGGGCTTAAAC GGAAAAGACGGCAGTAAAGGAGAGCCAGGAGCACCAGGGTTGCCTGGAAAACAGGTCCTCGTCACTGCGGAG GGCGCCACCATCGCCGAAACTAGACAAGCCTTTCCCATCCCCATGGGTCCTCCAGGAGCTCCT GGCTCTCCCGGAATGAAG ggggataaaggagaCGTAGGCATGAAAGGAGAACAG GGTGATGCCGGAGTGCCCGGAAAATCACCTGAGATGAAG GATCTTGAAGTGATGTTTGAAGCCTATGGCATCAAG CTGCCTTTGCTGAAGGCTTTGATGGAGACGCTGCTACAGGGCGGCATCGAGGAGCTACTTCACGCATTGGGAAGCTTCAAGAAAACCAAGACAAGCGAAGAATCGCAAACGTCTAACATCATCAGCGAGTACACA AGTTCAATGAAGGCTGACCTTTCCAGTCGAGACGCCATTGAGGGGTTTGAATTGGACCAGCCTACAAAG GATTCCTGGAATGACACTGCAGAGGGTCCAACAATATTGACAATGGCGCCACCGAAAGAACAGGTGGAGGAACTCGATGCAATGCTAAATGTGACCAAAGAGGAGACGACGGTGAATCAAACATCTTTACTCAACGCAAACTCAACTTTTAATTATACTACAAACCAGAAG GGACCAGGAAATGTCACCCTTGCTCAAGTGAACCCTGGGAGGAAAAGCGCAGGACACAAGAGGCAGAACCGGGAACGGGGGAAG GGCAAAGGAAATAAAAGACGACATAAGAGGCAGAGACATCGCCTG ACAAGCGAGGAGCCGGAAAAGGAAGCAGAGGAGTTTCACGACAGTGAAGATTAcgaccaggaggaggaggaggaggag GATGAGGCGTCACTGCCAACCCCTCCACTCAGCACACAGGAAGCAGACAAG ACGGACTTAATCATTAACACAAGCGgagggaggcggcggcggcacaTTGAGTTGGAAGACGAGCATCCGGTTGAGGATGTTTACCAAGAAGAGCACCCTCCGCCTGACGATGAAGAGTGGAGTGGCAACTGGGAGGAAGATGTAGACCGAGAGGAGGCTGAGATGACGAGGGAGGAGTGGGATAGGAGGCAGGGTGAGGAAGAACCCGAACACCCTTACCCGTACCCCCCTGAGTATTTGTACCTCAAG GGGCAGCCAGGGGAGGACGGTAAACAAGGTCCAAAG GGGGGCGTTGGAGAAAAGGGACAAAAG GGAGAGCCAGGCATCGGCCACCGAGGGCCTGAGGGCCAAGCTGGTCCGCCCGGCAACAAG GGGGAACCGGGGGAGATGGGACCGCCTGGTGCTCAGGGCATCCAGGGCATCCTTGGTAGCCCCGGGATTCAGGGTCCCTCAGGCGTCAAGGGCCCGCCAGGGGATCCGGGGGAGCCAGGCAGAGAG GGCGAGCGAGGGAGACGGGGGAAAAACGGGACGCCGGGAGCGCCTGGACTTGCGGGGGCAGCGGGACCTGAC GGGCCTCCTGGTGTGCCTGGAATGAAAGGAGAAAAG GGTGACAGTGTTCCTGGAGAGCCAGGGCCTCAGGGTTTGTCTGGCTTCCCTGGAAAAAAG GGTGACCCAGGCTCCCCGGGTGCGTCAGGTGCTCCAGGAACGATA gGTGTCAAGGGGGCGAGAGGCTACAAAGGTGTAAAG GGTGAACGTGGCTTGCCCGGAGTCAGAGGAGAACgg GGTAGTACGCTTCAGGTTCAAGGACCTCGTGGATTTAAGGGTGCCAAAGGGGACGCG GGTGAGCGAGGCTCCCCGGGTTTTGATGGCGATAAAGGAGAGAAGGGCGAGGATGGGCCGCCTGGAGTCAag GGCCTGAAGGGGGATGCGGGCATCAAGGGCATGATGGGACGTTTTGGACCTCGGGGACCAGTCGGCCAGAAG GGAGATCCAGGTGAACCAGGCATCAATGGGGCCATG GGTGACAACGGAGTCGATGGAGTGAACGGCGGCAAAGGGGACAAAGGAGACACAGGGCTGCAAGGCCACAGGGGCCAGCAG GGGGGTGCAGGAGGCGTAGGATCACCAGGAGATAAAGGCGTGAAAGGAGAGAAAGGATTCCGGGGAGTCCCGGGACACTTTGGGAATCCCGGCAGTGATGGTGAAAAG GGGGATGGAGGGACACCTGGCACCCCCGGCATACCTGGCCTGAGTGGACTGCCTGGACGGAAG GGAGACAAAGGCAACGCTGGTACCAACGGCATTAATGGTGACCCGGGAGGAAAAGGAATAAAG GGTGCCACCGGTTTCCCAGGCTTCCCAGGGTTCAAGGGCTCAGCCGGTAAACCAGGAAAGGACGGAAACCGAGGACCACCGGGGACCCCAGGCCTCCGTGGGGACACAGGACCCAAG GGTGTGCGAGGCAGGAGAGGCAAAGTGAAGCCGTGTGAAAAAGGAGAGCCCGGGACGCCTGGGCTGAGAGGACAGAGT GGAATGCTGGGATATGGAGGTGCAAAGGGGGAGAAGGGAGAGCCTGGCCTCtca GCTCATGAAGTGAAGAACATAGTCACTCAGGAGGTGGTGCACAAGTGTG GTTTAGACTACAAGTTCATGGTCCGGTCAGTGGATCCTGATGGAAGAACCTCAGACGCCGACCTTTCTTACGACCTCAATGAGGCTCACGTGGAAGAAGATGAAGACGACAAAGGCAAAGATGAGGGAAAGATGGAGGTTCAGGAAGGACTTTCGTACAACAGCACTG ATCCCGTGGAGGGCGGGGCCACCAGGACGAAAAGAAGAGTATTTGGATCGGGAGCCTCTG GGTCGGAGCGCTGCCTGGAAGCCATGTCGGAAGGAACCTGCTCAGATTACGCCCTCCTCTGGTACTTCCACGCCGACTCGGGCGAGTGCCGTCCCTTCGTGTACGGCGGCTGCGGCGGAAACCGTAACCGCTTCCTCTCTAAGCTGGACTGCCACAATTGGTGCGTGGAGGACAGAAGGAGGCGGGGGGGAGAAG ACGGCAGCGCCCGGACATGA